The window GGTCGCGGAGGTAAGAGCGGCCGAACTGGGCAACAAGGCAGGCCTGGTAGGAGCAGCGGACCTGGCAAGGGAACCCGACCCGATCATGTAATGCCCTGCCTTTGTCTTCAGGGGCGCGGGGAACTGCGCGACCAGCCACGAACAACCGGCACTCGCGCACAATCCCCGCGCCCCGCCCCATTGGGCGTAAATTGACCAACATGCCGCCGCTCCCCAACTCCCGTACCGAACCCGACGGTTCCGCGGTCATCAGGGTCCTCACCTACAACATCCGCTCGATGCGCGACGACACCGCCGCCCTGGCCCGCGTCATCAGGGCATGCGAACCCGACCTGGTCCTCGTCCAGGAAGCCCCCCGCTTCTTCCGCTGGCGCAAGAAACTCGCCCGCCTGGCCCGCGCGGCCGACCTGGTGATCGTCACCGGCGGAGCCACCACCACCGGACCGGCGATCCTCAGTTCGCTCCGGGCGGGGGTGGAACGCACCGAGGACATCCTCCTGCCCCCCACCCCCGGCCTGCACCGCCGCGGCTTCGCCACCGCCGTCGTCCGCTTCGCCGGCACCCGGATCGGCGTCCTGAGCTGCCATCTCTCGTTGCAGAAGGACGAGCGCCACGAGCAGGGCGGCATGCTCCTGGACCGGCTCGCCGGGATGGGCGTGGAGCACGCGATCGCGGGCGGCGACCTGAACGAGCGCCCCGACGGCCGCACCTTCCGCCTGCTGACCGAGCAGCTCACCGACTGCCGGGCCGCCGCGCCCTGGGGCGGCGAGCACACCTGGACCCCCGCCGACCCCTACCAGCGCATCGACGCGATCTTCGCGACCAAGGGCATCGAGGTGCTGGGCTGCGGCGTGCCGGACGGACTCCCCGGGGTGACCGGGACAGACCTGAGGGCGGCCACGGACCATCTCCCGGTCCTCGCCGCCCTCAGAATCCCAGCCGGTTAGACGACCGCCCCGCGCCCCGGATCCTCGTCGTCCTCGTCGTCCGTCCGCATCCGCATCACCAGCGTCGCGAACCCGCCGAGGAAACCGCCGATCCCCGCCGTGGCCAGCCACCACTCCATCTCCCAGCCGAGCACCACGGCCAGCAGCAGCAGGACCGGCCCGCCGAGCACGCCCAGCCAGGCGAACTTCGCGGTGACGTCGGCCGTCGGCAGCGGGGGCGGCTCGGGCGGCACGAAGTGGCCCTCGTCGTCCTCGTCGAAGTCCTCCTCGGCGGGCTCGGGCACGGAGTAGTCGCGCGGTCCGACACCGGGCGCGAAGGAGACCGAGCCGCCCAGCGGGGTGACCGGCTCGACCGGCTTGTCCCCGGGCTTCGCGGCCTCCTCGGGCTCGGCGGGCTTGACCGCCTCCCCGGCCGCCCCGGCCGTGTCCACCCGGTCGTCGTTGGTCCCGGTCGCCGGCAGCGCCAGGTCCTCGATCGACTTGAACGGCTTGGCGCCCGGCGGGTCCGGCGGCTCCTCGCCGTACGCGGCGACGATCGCGGCCCAGGCGGCCTCCTCGTCGAACGGGACGCCCTGTTCGTCCGGCTCACGGCCCTCGCGGTCCTCGCGGTCCGAGTCGTGCTCAGCCACCTGCGGTCGTCCCTTCCTTGCCGAGACCGGGCCCCTTGCCGAGGCCGGACGCGAGCCGGCCGATGAAGTCGACGCTCTCCTCGAAGATCCGGTCCGCGTCATGGTCCAACGTGGCGACGTGGTAGCTCTGTTCCAGGATGACCTCTTTCACATCCGTCGAGGAGATGCGGCTGAGGATGCGGGCCGAGTCGGCGGGCGGCACCACATGGTCCTGCGGGCTGCGCAGCAGCAGCACCGGCTGGGTGACCTGCGGCAGCTCGCCGTCGGTCATCCGGAAGAACTGGCGCAGGGAGTGCGCCGCGTGCAGCGGGACCCGGTCGTAGCCCAGCTCCCGGCTGTCCGGCTTGGCGATGTCGCTGGCGATGCCCTTCGTCGCGGGGACGAGGTGGCGGACCACCGGGAGCGCGTGCGCCGCCAGCCCGTGCACCTTGTTCGCGGGGTTGACGACCACCACGCCGCTCACGGCGCCGCCGTGCTTCGCGGCGAGGCGCAGGGCCAGGGCGCCGCCCATGGACAGACCGGCCACGAACACCTGCTCACGGCGCTCGCACAGCAGGCGCAGCTCGCGGTCCACCTCCGCGTACCAGTCCTGCCAGCCGGTGATCCGCAGGTCCTCCCAGCGGGTGCCGTGCCCGGGCAGCAGCGGCAGGGAGACGGTCAGGCCGCGCTCGGCGAGATGCTCCGCCCAGGGGCGCAGCGACTGCGGTGATCCGGTGAAACCGTGGCAGAGGAGGACGGCGACCTCCCCGCCCTCGTGGCGAAACGGCTCGGCTCCGGAAAGGACCGGCACCTTCGGCCTCCTGGTCGTGAGAAGGGACTGACACGATCACGGAATGTCACGGAACGTCATGGAGGGGGTCGCACGTCGTTCGCGGGACCTTCACCGTACGCGACCGCACTGACACCGACCAGGGCCGTCGGCGCCTTTGACAGCGCTCCGGGTTATGGTCTGACCGACACATACAGGAGGCACTCGGTTGTTGTACGGCGCGATGAAGGTCGCTGTTGGGGGACCGCTGAAGGTCGCCTTCAGGCCCTGGGTGGAAGGCCTGGAGAACGTTCCCGCAGAGGGCGCCGCGATCCTGGCGAGCAACCACCTGTCCTTCTCGGACTCGTTCTTCCTGCCCGCGGTCCTGGACCGCAAGGTCACGTTCATCGCGAAGGCGGAGTACTTCACGACGCCCGGGGTGAAGGGCCGGATGACGGCCGCGTTCTTCAAGGGCGTCGGCCAGCTCCCCGTGGACCGCTCCGGTGCGCGCGGCGCGGGTGAGGCCGCCATCAAGAGCGGCATAGAGGTGCTGGAGCGGGGCGAGCTGTTCGGGATCTACCCGGAGGGGACGCGCTCGCCCGACGGCCGGCTCTACCGGGGCAAGCCGGGCGGCCTCGCGCGCGTGGCCCTCGCCACCGGCGCCCCCGTCCTGCCCGTCGCGATGATCGACACGGAGAAGATCCAGCCGCCCGGCAAGGTCATGCCCAAGCTGATGCGCCCGGGCATCCGGATCGGCAAGCCCCTGGACTTCAGCCGCTACCAGGGCATGGAGCACGACCGTTTCGTGCTGCGCGCGGTGACCGACGAGGTCATGTACGAGATCATGAAGCTCTCCGGCCAGGAGTACGTCGACATGTACGCCACGGCCATGAAGCGGCAGATCGCGGACGCGGCGAAGGCGGACAAGGAAGCCGAGAAGGCGGCGAAGGCCGCCCTCGCGCGGGCGGAGAAGGAACAGGCCGCGAAGGAGAAGGCCGAGCGCGAGCAGGCCGAGAAGGACCGGGCCGAGAAGGACCAGACGGAGCAGCGGCGGACCGAGCCCTAGTCGGGGCTCGACGCCGGGGGGCGGGGGAGATG of the Streptomyces koelreuteriae genome contains:
- a CDS encoding endonuclease/exonuclease/phosphatase family protein, with the translated sequence MPPLPNSRTEPDGSAVIRVLTYNIRSMRDDTAALARVIRACEPDLVLVQEAPRFFRWRKKLARLARAADLVIVTGGATTTGPAILSSLRAGVERTEDILLPPTPGLHRRGFATAVVRFAGTRIGVLSCHLSLQKDERHEQGGMLLDRLAGMGVEHAIAGGDLNERPDGRTFRLLTEQLTDCRAAAPWGGEHTWTPADPYQRIDAIFATKGIEVLGCGVPDGLPGVTGTDLRAATDHLPVLAALRIPAG
- a CDS encoding alpha/beta hydrolase, giving the protein MPVLSGAEPFRHEGGEVAVLLCHGFTGSPQSLRPWAEHLAERGLTVSLPLLPGHGTRWEDLRITGWQDWYAEVDRELRLLCERREQVFVAGLSMGGALALRLAAKHGGAVSGVVVVNPANKVHGLAAHALPVVRHLVPATKGIASDIAKPDSRELGYDRVPLHAAHSLRQFFRMTDGELPQVTQPVLLLRSPQDHVVPPADSARILSRISSTDVKEVILEQSYHVATLDHDADRIFEESVDFIGRLASGLGKGPGLGKEGTTAGG
- a CDS encoding lysophospholipid acyltransferase family protein, with the protein product MKVAVGGPLKVAFRPWVEGLENVPAEGAAILASNHLSFSDSFFLPAVLDRKVTFIAKAEYFTTPGVKGRMTAAFFKGVGQLPVDRSGARGAGEAAIKSGIEVLERGELFGIYPEGTRSPDGRLYRGKPGGLARVALATGAPVLPVAMIDTEKIQPPGKVMPKLMRPGIRIGKPLDFSRYQGMEHDRFVLRAVTDEVMYEIMKLSGQEYVDMYATAMKRQIADAAKADKEAEKAAKAALARAEKEQAAKEKAEREQAEKDRAEKDQTEQRRTEP